In Spirochaetaceae bacterium, a genomic segment contains:
- a CDS encoding phosphatidate cytidylyltransferase — translation MKPQTVLSADRFSTRLLLFVAAVPAFFVLIFAVPAYRHLLFSLCAAVAAVLGSREVAALFTRRDVAGRWHLAAGCSVLFPAVAYLENWGLVSGHAFGGAAAAVVALVLVVTLLPGTSVRGRHDDRLGQAGATLFASLYPGLFIGYIVRLAGFGTPQWLLLTFFVAVFSNDTIAYVAGKLARGRTALGLPASPTKTAIGYITGITASVAALIVAQRVFPGAPQFGTFEAALGGAAMGICAAVGDLVESALKRAAQVKDSGELIPGRGGLLDSIDSLMLCAPLFYFWMQRVHWTAT, via the coding sequence GTGAAGCCGCAGACCGTGTTGTCGGCCGATCGATTCTCGACCCGCCTTTTGCTGTTCGTGGCGGCGGTGCCCGCGTTCTTCGTCCTGATCTTTGCCGTCCCTGCCTATCGCCACCTCCTGTTCAGCCTGTGCGCCGCCGTCGCGGCGGTGCTCGGATCGCGCGAGGTCGCGGCGCTGTTTACCCGGCGCGACGTTGCCGGCCGCTGGCATCTGGCGGCAGGTTGTTCGGTGCTGTTTCCGGCCGTGGCTTACCTGGAGAACTGGGGCCTGGTATCCGGGCACGCATTCGGCGGCGCGGCCGCGGCGGTGGTCGCGCTCGTCCTCGTGGTCACCCTGCTGCCCGGAACCTCGGTGCGCGGCCGGCACGACGATCGGCTCGGTCAGGCCGGCGCGACACTGTTCGCCAGCCTCTATCCCGGACTGTTCATCGGCTACATCGTGCGCCTCGCCGGTTTCGGCACGCCTCAGTGGCTGCTCCTTACCTTCTTCGTGGCGGTGTTCAGCAACGACACCATCGCCTACGTGGCAGGCAAGCTGGCCCGCGGACGCACGGCGCTCGGCCTGCCGGCGAGTCCCACCAAGACCGCCATCGGTTACATCACCGGCATCACCGCGTCGGTGGCGGCGTTGATCGTCGCGCAGCGCGTATTCCCCGGCGCCCCGCAGTTCGGTACCTTTGAGGCAGCACTGGGAGGGGCGGCCATGGGCATCTGTGCCGCGGTCGGCGACCTGGTGGAGTCGGCCTTGAAGCGCGCCGCGCAGGTCAAGGACTCCGGCGAACTCATTCCGGGACGGGGCGGATTGCTGGACTCGATAGATTCCTTGATGCTGTGCGCGCCGTTGTTCTACTTCTGGATGCAGCGCGTGCACTGGACAGCAACTTGA
- the frr gene encoding ribosome recycling factor — translation MQKTLDALSSEFKTIRTGRASAAMFDKIRVAAYGQQMPLNQTATISIPEARLVVIQPWDRSTLSEIERAIQKSDLSLNPSNDGKVIRIAIPPLTEERRKEIVKQARNAAEQARVAVRNIRRDLNEGIRQDQKEGLSEDEAKRESEQVQTATNERIAEINDLLAAKEKEIMEI, via the coding sequence ATGCAGAAAACGCTTGACGCGCTGTCGAGCGAGTTCAAGACCATCCGTACCGGGCGCGCCAGCGCCGCCATGTTCGACAAGATACGCGTTGCGGCGTATGGCCAGCAGATGCCGCTGAACCAGACCGCCACAATCTCCATTCCCGAGGCGCGCCTGGTCGTTATCCAGCCGTGGGACCGATCCACCCTGAGCGAAATCGAGCGGGCAATCCAGAAGTCGGACCTGTCGCTCAATCCGAGCAACGACGGCAAGGTAATCCGCATCGCGATTCCGCCCCTTACCGAGGAGCGGCGCAAGGAGATTGTAAAGCAGGCGCGCAACGCCGCCGAGCAGGCGCGGGTTGCGGTGCGCAACATCCGTCGCGACCTCAATGAAGGTATCAGGCAGGACCAGAAGGAAGGTCTCAGCGAAGACGAAGCAAAGCGCGAGTCGGAACAGGTCCAGACCGCCACCAACGAGCGTATCGCCGAGATCAACGACCTCCTCGCCGCGAAAGAAAAGGAGATCATGGAGATCTGA